Proteins from a genomic interval of Anolis sagrei isolate rAnoSag1 chromosome 1, rAnoSag1.mat, whole genome shotgun sequence:
- the RWDD2A gene encoding RWD domain-containing protein 2A encodes MSSAIKERIQLQMTELEMLFSMFPHKGEITLHDEHTFSNVQKYLNNTEDQDPPRVIEYSVSVTIDAPKVKVNLQVTLPHDYPYMAPQLFARSDALDRQQQFQLNQDLTSYITSLDLGELCIYTAVQWLQDNSISYIQNSKLYSESVPDAKTVKSLFNRMWIYSHHIYRQELRKKIFDCAKKLNLTGFCLTGKPGIICVEGIKGNCEEFWHDVRYPNWKHISCKHVESGETEANVDDLRLFQTFEDLQFQAHGDYGLRNDYHMDLGQFLEFLKAHQSEHVFQILFGVEGKCSEN; translated from the exons ATGTCCAGTGCCATAAAAGAAAGGATTCAGCTTCAGATGACTGAACTAGAAATGCTTTTTTCCATGTTTCCTCATAAAGGAGAAATCACTCTTCATGATGAACATACTTTCAGTAACGTTCAGAAATATTTGAACAATACAGAAGATCAGGATCCCCCACGCGTTATTGAGTATTCAGTTTCCGTTACTATAGACGCACCAAAG GTAAAAGTGAATTTGCAAGTTACTTTACCTCATGACTACCCCTATATGGCACCACAGCTTTTTGCAAGATCGGATGCGCTAGATAGGCAGCAACAATTTCAGCTCAATCAGGATCTCACTTCTtatattacttccttagatctaggagAACTTTGCATATACACAGCAGTTCAGTGGTTGCAAGACAACAGCATTTCATATATACAAAACAGCAAACTCTACTCTGAAAGTGTTCCAGATGCAAAAACAGTTAAATCATTATTTAACCGGATGTGGATTTACAGCCACCACATATATAGACAAGAACTAAGGAAAAAGATATTTGACTGTGCCAAGAAATTAAACTTGACTGGTTTCTGTCTAACTGGGAAGCCTGGGATCATTTGTGTGGAGGGTATCAAAGGAAACTGTGAAGAGTTTTGGCATGATGTTAGATATCCCAACTGGAAACACATTTCCTGCAAACATGTTGAAAGTGGGGAGACCGAGGCAAATGTGGACGATCTACGACTCTTCCAAACTTTTGAAGATTTGCAATTTCAAGCCCATGGTGATTATGGACTGAGGAATGACTATCACATGGACCTGGGTCAGTTCCTAGAGTTTCTGAAGGCACATCAGAGTGAACACGTGTTTCAGATTTTGTTTGGTGTTGAAGGCAAATGTTCTGAAAACTAA